The genomic region GCGGCGGATCACTGGCGCCGCGCGCGACGGGCGTGGCGGAGCCGGCAAGTGCGTTGGAGGACGGTCCCGCCCCGGGCGCGGAGATCGTGGTTCCCGTCAGTGCCGAATCGGCCGCCGCCGATCGGATCGCGCAGTGGCTGGAGGCGCTCACCTATGCCGTGCTGGCGCTGGCCGGCTTCGCCGCCGCCGGGCTGATCGTGCTGCTGCGGATTTCCGGCATGCTCGCGCGCCTCGCCGATCGCGGCTGAGTTGCCGGCCGACCTCGCCTTCTACGCACTGGCGATTCCCGCCGTCGTGCTGCTCGGCCTGTCGAAGGGCGGCTTTGCCGGCATGGGTGCGCTGTCGGTGCCGATGCTGGTGCTGGCGACCGATCCGCTGCGCGCCGCCGCCATCCTGCTGCCGATCCTGATCGTGCAGGATGTCGTTGGGGTGTGGGCGTTTCGGCGCACCGTCGACTGGTATGTGCTTGGCTGGACGCTGCCGGGCGCGGTGCTGGGGATCGCGCTCGGCTATTTCTTCGCCGCATCGGTGACGCCGGAGGCAGTGATGACGGCGGTGGGCGGCATTTCGATCCTGTTCGGCGGATACCGGCTATGGGTCGAGCGGCGCGGCGTGCCCAAGGCGTCGCATGCGCCCGGTTGGGTCGGATCGGCAGCAGGCGTGGCTGCGGGGTTCACCAGCCAGATCGCCCATGCCGGCGGGCCGCCGTTCCAGCTGTGGGTGATTCCGCGCATGCTGCCGCGCGACGTGCTGGTCGGCACGACCGCGATCTTCTTCGCGGTGGTTAATTGGGTCAAGGTGCCCGCCTATGTCGCGCTCGGCCAGTTCACGCCCGCGAACCTCTGGACGTCGGCGGCGCTGATGCCGGTGGCGATCGGATCGACCGTGGCGGGCGTATGGCTGGTGCGGCGCGTGCCGGCGGAGCGCTTCTACACCGCCATCTATGTGCTGATGATCCTGGTGGGCGCCAAGCTGGTGTGGGACGGGCTCGCCTGACCGCTCAGTCGAACAGGCTCGACACCGAGCTTTCCTCGGCGATGCGGCGCATTGCTTCGGCGAGCAGCGGGGCGATGGTGAGGTGGCGGATCTTGGGGCTGTCGGCGATCACCGCGTGATTGCCGATCGAATCGGTGATCACCAGCTCCTGC from Sphingosinithalassobacter sp. CS137 harbors:
- a CDS encoding sulfite exporter TauE/SafE family protein is translated as MPADLAFYALAIPAVVLLGLSKGGFAGMGALSVPMLVLATDPLRAAAILLPILIVQDVVGVWAFRRTVDWYVLGWTLPGAVLGIALGYFFAASVTPEAVMTAVGGISILFGGYRLWVERRGVPKASHAPGWVGSAAGVAAGFTSQIAHAGGPPFQLWVIPRMLPRDVLVGTTAIFFAVVNWVKVPAYVALGQFTPANLWTSAALMPVAIGSTVAGVWLVRRVPAERFYTAIYVLMILVGAKLVWDGLA